The genomic segment TATTTCCACTCTTGATGAAAAGACATTAAAAGTGCTTATTTCAGCAGTCGAAATTATTCGGGAACGGGCTGGCATGCCGCTAAATGAACATATCCACATAGCGCTGACAGACCATTTATTCTTTGCGGTTAATCGGATGAGACGGGGAATGGTAATTCGGAATCCTTTTTTACTGGAGACAAAGGCACTTTATCCTGATGAGTATAAAATTGCTGCTGAAGTGACAGCGATGGTCAATGAACAGCTATCTGTCGCGCTCCCAGAAGGTGAAATTGGTTTCATTGCCTTACATATTCACAGTGCCCTTGTAAATAAAAATGTGCGTGAATTAACGAGACATTCAGATTTAATTGTTCGACTTGTCACAATGATTGAAGAGCAATTGGACATAATTATTGATAAAACTAGCATTGACTATATTCGTTTAATCCGCCATCTTCGTTTTGCAATTGAGCGGGTGGTGCGTGGAG from the Sporosarcina psychrophila genome contains:
- the glcT gene encoding glucose PTS transporter transcription antiterminator GlcT yields the protein MKTYLIKKALNNNVLIATDVNGNEVVLIGRGIGFGKKSGESIIREEVEKLFVLNDPEEQEQYKQLISTLDEKTLKVLISAVEIIRERAGMPLNEHIHIALTDHLFFAVNRMRRGMVIRNPFLLETKALYPDEYKIAAEVTAMVNEQLSVALPEGEIGFIALHIHSALVNKNVRELTRHSDLIVRLVTMIEEQLDIIIDKTSIDYIRLIRHLRFAIERVVRGDKIAEPEKITGLLKNEYPICYNLAWKLIKVMQQTLQKEIYEAEAVYLTLHLQRIQAKME